Within Paenibacillus albicereus, the genomic segment GATGGCATGAGCATGCAACCGGCCAGCCCTTCTCCGCAGGCAGGAACAGCCCTGATTCTGGAGTATCAGAACAATCCGAACAACGATCTTGCGACGCAGCTCATCCTGCATTACGAGCCGATGGTCAAGATGGCGGCCGGCAAGATCGCCCGCAACCGCCCCGATCTGTACGAGGATCTGTATCAGGTCGGCCAGATGGCGCTGCTGCGGCTGTTCGCCCAGTTCGACGCCTCGATGGGCGTGCAGTTCGAGCCGTACGCGATGAAGAGCATCATCGGCCATATGAAGAACTACCTGCGGGACAAATCCTGGTACATCCAGGTTCCGCGGCGCATCAAGGAAAAAGGCATCGCGGTGCAGCAAGCGATCGACGAGCTGACCGTGCAGCTGGAGCGTTCCCCCCGGATGGAGGAGATCGCCGAGCGCATGGACCTTACCGTCGAGGAGACGCTGGAAATTCTCGGCGGCCGGGACTTATATCATTATATCTCCCTCGACACCCCGATCTCGGAGGATGAGAGCACGACGACGCTCGGCGAGCTCATCGGCTCGCAGGCGGACGACTTCGACACCGTGGACAAGAAGATGGACCTGCAGACCGCGCTCGAGCAGCTCAAGCCCGAGGAGCAGCAGGTGCTGCAGCTCGCCTTCGAGGAAGGCATCCCGCAGAGATTGATCGCCGATCGGCTCGGCGTCTCGCAGATGAGCATCTCGCGCATCCAGCGCCGCGCCATCGAGAAGCTCAAGCGGCTGCTGTCCGAGGACGGGCAGCCGTACGACGAGGCGTGACGTCCTGAC encodes:
- a CDS encoding sigma-70 family RNA polymerase sigma factor, which encodes MSMQPASPSPQAGTALILEYQNNPNNDLATQLILHYEPMVKMAAGKIARNRPDLYEDLYQVGQMALLRLFAQFDASMGVQFEPYAMKSIIGHMKNYLRDKSWYIQVPRRIKEKGIAVQQAIDELTVQLERSPRMEEIAERMDLTVEETLEILGGRDLYHYISLDTPISEDESTTTLGELIGSQADDFDTVDKKMDLQTALEQLKPEEQQVLQLAFEEGIPQRLIADRLGVSQMSISRIQRRAIEKLKRLLSEDGQPYDEA